TCATATCCTAACTATcaactgtttaatttttgttcgATCTATATCAccacatatttatgtattaaaacaCACCTCGAAGCTGGTTAGACCAACTATTAGttattcactttttcttttttaaactatCATCGCCATCTATACAACTAGGTGTGTTTTAATACAGTTCTGATTTAAAAAACGGAACAATGACTATAGTTACGGTATGAAACTCGCAATAAAGTGATATTCCGTAtgttttttttactattatctCTCATACAAAAACATCAAGATCATCACATAAtataatacattgagttgtgggtgggtgggtgggtagGGTGGGGGTGGAGACTCAATCAACAATTACATAAGGAAAATCGCCATGATCATCTTTTGGTGAGTGCATCCTCTAAGTGGCTTGTGATTTTCTCAAATCTTTCTGATAAAAAGAAACTTTGTAATCTCTTCAACTTTCTTGAAACTCTTATTTGTGTACTGAAAATTGCCCTCACCGGTCTATGATCTGATAATTTTGATTCACCTCTATCATATAATTGTTGCTTTAATCCTTCTCCATACCAAATTATTCTATCACAcctaaaatataataaataagaagaaaaaagttagcatatatatagatatttacTGACACTAGATTTTCCTTTTAACgataattgagttaatgtcaTTGCATCCAAGGTTGCTAAACGACATTTATATTGAGTGTTGGTTATAAATACTAATATTAATTATTGCTACTGctgaatataatataatgaaaattatattattgctgctaaattctttatttgttgTAGCTAAATATGACAGAGTATTTATTAGTGTATTATTTGAATTacaagtaattaaataaaacaacttACCATGCAGGAGAACGTTTCTTTTCCCCTCTTTTGACCTCTGATCTACCATAGTATTCACTTGAATTTGGATAATATTTGTATGTAGGAGCAAAATTGATTATTCCTTCTTGCCAACCTTCAAATACTTGTCCATCCATGAGCTCCATCCTCAACTATACATTTTTCTCATGAGATACATTTTTAAAGTATTAGTTCTAGTGCCTTAGCTTCAAATAAAGGATCACTCAGTACACAAAGTATTTCATGTTTATATTGcgtatatatataagaaatattagTCGTACTTTAAGGAGGTGTGACATACACACTTTATCCATGCAAACATTAGTTACTAATTCTACACCTGAGACTTATGTCCTGTATAGgtcacacatatataattttatatcattgCTTCAAGCTAATTAAGACAGTCTATCATGATGCAAACGTTAGTAACTAATTTTACGCCTCAGACTTATGAGTTATGACTTAGATAGGTCACACGTACAAATGCAACTTTATATCATTATATTGCTCCAAGCTAATTAAGGTTTTTCTAGCTTCGAATCTCCTAAATGTTAGCCTTGTGCATGAAGCATCATGCATTCATGTAGGTTTTAGCGAGTGAATGGACATCAACAAAAGTATGACTTAGGCATGCATTCTACTCTGATACTAGAATTAGTGGCTGATTTCAATTTCTATAGTCACACGAAAATAACTTTACTTTGCTCCAATGCTCTCCTTCTGACTTCAAATTTCCTAATTATGTAATTTACAAGAAaacaacaactttttttttggtatttaattcttataataataataataaggtaCCTGGTCTTTTTCCAAGAGTGCATTCCATTCTCCTTTTTCCACTAATAATCTAGTAGTTGATTCTGGTAAAGAAATTCTGTAATTCAAATCTCCAAGAAATATCACACGGCTGCGACcaatcaattcaaaaattaggttaaaaaatttgatgtcataaaaatatatacatatttatttaatttttaaaaattaatatatttattttctaaaactactaatgtaaaaataatattcaacttTCTACCATTAGGCACAGAAGAAGGAGGGGGAAAAAGAaggtatttttatatacaactTGTTGTAGGtcaattcatatttaattatcaAATTGCTCAAGTTGGAAATTATTGTCCTTTCTTTTGTATTATTTCACTGTTTAGCTACATATTCAAGactattaatataataataacaagaTTATATAATAAAGgtgattaaattaattaagcatGAAAAGTTGATTGTGATTCGATTGATGATGACTATATATAGCTAACTACAAAATAATGTTTAACTCTTCAACAACCAATAATTAATTGGTTGTTAAGCTTAATTTTCTGGACTTACTCATGTCTTATTAATTACCACAAAATATTAGTCATTGATTagaaaattaactaataaaaattgattaatcAAAGTAATCGTTAACGTATCAtttcaaacatttaaaaaataaaataaaattaacggTCTAGGGTTATGGTGCATATGACATAAATGATCCCTCAACCCTTATCAAAACCAGATGTCTCAAGTTCAAACTCTATTGATTTTCCTTTTAACAAGGTCTTGTGCAGGTTGAATCACTACCACTAGAAGCCAAATGGCTATGATATGAATTGTCGAGGAAGATATCAGACATCggatgaaaaattaaataaaagattaaatgACATACTCATGATCAAGAATCTTTGTTGGCAATTGAAGTGAAGGGCCTTTAGGAAAAGTTGCTCTTGAAAATATTTCACCAACATttgaatttctatttttctcatCTCCTTCTCTACCACCAGAAGCTAAATGGCTACACACAAAGCATAAACTTGTTTGATGTAATTGAAATCTAACTGATACTGCACcctgcaaaaaaaataaaaataaaaaaaacataattaattaccaaattaaaagatattaagaCAATTAATTTTCTCAAGAGAATCAAAAGAATAAACTTccattattttatgaaatatgcTAGAGTTAGCCATAATAACACCAGTTCTGTTCCAATTTATGCGATCATATTTTACAAAATACgagttttaagaaagaaaaaagacttTAAAACTTgtcattaagaataaaatgaatattttaaattgatattgtttccaaatataaaaatatatcttttttaagaataaaaaagacaTGCCATCAATATAAAACGAGACAGAAGGAGTAAAAGTTAATAATTACTCATTAAACATAAGATATCTCattacactactaaaaaatgtgTGAATTTCTGAGCGACGTCTCGTTGAAAACTGGCTCATTAGatgaaaatttgataaaaaaattcacGATTTTTTAAGTAGTGGTAGAACTATTTCTTTCTTGGGAAGTAGGatttttatgataaaaacaatattattgaataaaaatttggaagtgaaataataataatattattaattaaaattaataattaccTTGTTCCCTAAGCAACCCATGATTCCACATCCAACACAAGAAACACTAGGGTTTTTAATAAATGATTGTAAATCATTTCTAACCCAAACTGAAATCAATATTCCAACCATTTGTTTACTAATAATACAATTAAATTCTTGTGGAAATAATTTCCCATTATTTCCaatattattttcctttcctttcttgttcaaagCTTCTCTTATTAAACAATTCCATTTTGCTAAAATTCTTCCACTTTCTGATCCAAGAACGTTTGTTGCTCTTAGTGGCACTACTTCTTGAAaccttcattttaaaaaaaataaaaaaaatcatataaatattatttttgaaatttaaaaaatttatattaaaattcataaaataccCGAAAACGTAGATGTCACATGATGAGGTGTGACACGTGTTAAGCAAATCATCTACATTGAAGTCATCAGTCGGTACAACTCCTCCAACATTCCATGTATTAACGAAAACCCTGTGAAATTATATATGAACTattcaatattcaaaatttactgGCTCAATTAGTTCCAATTCCCTTCGTGCATTATCATTGATCTTTTGATGAATCATATATTCATCCTAGTATCATGCcctctttttttaatatagaattatataaaaataatgtagtAATAAAATAGAATACATATGTttcaagaatataattaattaattaattggttgAGTTCTAACAACTAATATCTAATTTGTGGTTAAGATGTTAGTtctctattaattaatataattaattaattacctgTAGTTTTGAGTTTCTTGAAGATCATGATTGAAAATAATGTCATCAGAACTTAGGGATCTTTTATCAAAATGAGGGGGAATTTCTAATAAATATTCTGAATTATCACTTGGAAAATCTGCCACAAAATTTGTGCTCCCGTATCTCTTTATGACCTTACTAGCTACCAATCTTGGCCACATAACCTTGAacagaaaatagagaaaaataaaaattagatattagtaataataaatatatatatatatatatatatatatatatatNAAGACAAAGAATTCAATTATCCAATGCAAAATTAAAAACCAAGAAAATCTAATACTTCCAACATATAATTATAGAAAACATACACGGTGTGATTCTACAAGTAGGGTTTGGAAAAGAAAGAGTACAACTGTATGCAAACCTTACTCGTATATCTCGTAAGGTAGAAAGAATATTTCTGATGAACTTTTGATAAGAGGTAGGATTGAAGCTACATGTTCGATAGAATTCTATAATTTTGATCCTTACCTTGTATTTATCTTTGAGAAACTTACTATTATAATTCAGAATTCAGTAACTTAATTAAAAAGACTAGATCAATTCTAGAatgataaacttcaaataattttgaatcTCTCAGTTGTTATGAAATTATGTAGATGCTCACAAAGAGTAAATGTTGAAGTTGTATATATAGGGAGATTAAGATATACATATACTGAAAACCACACACAGAGAGagataaagagagagagaaaagcaTACTTCTCCTTTCATTGTTGAGAAATGGTATTGTAAGTAATTATGTGTTGAAGATAGAGGAAGAAAGTGGTCAAgatatgtgtatatatagtcTTCTAGAGAGAGACACTATAGTAAATTCTCTTATATAAGAGAGTTCACGACTTGCTTGCTTTAGCGTGTTTCggggaaaaaaattgaaaattattttttttgttttattttaatttaaattagtgtataatatttcttttgttttactttatttaattagtgtattatATTTTCGATCCGTTTTAGCTAtaacttttagttttaaattcatattctttagttattgctttatcatttttaatgtcggtaatatttgtttatatcttGTAACTACTTTGAGTAAAAAGTCAATGATCGATGACGAAAACTACTTTAATTATGGACATCTTAATGGACTTTTTCACATTAAATTTGTgcaaacaaaaagtaattaataacttaaaaaatctaaagatcatattaaaatttaatcaactttctaaattttatctatatcacattaattaaaattaaaaaataatagaggCCCGTACTCGCACATGCACCTGTGTCTAGTAAAAGAATATAAGAGGGAGAAAGCAATATCATGCCATGGGAggaactaataataataataatatatatatatatatatatatataagattaggTTTAAGGAGTAGAGGCAATAGTATCATGACGttatgatgatgataatatacatatataagtaCCACTCCTTTGTTTCTAACTCGATGTTCGATATTTGTATTAATAAAATTCGGGTCTTAGAATCCCCAAGAAAGTATAAGCTAACGTTATGATGATCATATCactttttaattcttcttttctttttaattttttatttgatgataCCTAATTTGGGGATCGACTAAATTTAGATTTGCACATTAGTTCATGCTCATTTATAAGGATATATAAGGCTTtctatatgatttttttcattttacgaACTTAAATTTGAAATCTCTTATTAAAGATGAAAGAACCATCCCACCACAATTTCACATTAAATaactacatatataaataagataaagttaattttactaataaataaataagcaaTGTTAATACTCCTATATTTTTGTATCTCAATTTATGCGATGTATTTTATTGGTCACAAattgaaagttttttttataaaaattatggtctaaaatacattattgatatttgtgtgattataattaaattatttaattaattaggtataatgaacattttaaaattaaattagataaatttaaaaaaatcacatacATCAAAATAGAGAGATTTAAATTGTTAACTAAACaaacagaaagaaaaataagacaaaaaattCAATGCATAAGTTTAGCGTGAGAATTTTAAGGTTCTTGTGTTTACATGTGGACTAAAGATTTATTTTCTACAAAATAGAAGAGACtcattaaaatagaaaaattagacAATTACATTCAACTATTTATTAACTTTCTACcctaatttttgaaattcataTCATTCTATATCTAGAATCATATCATCGATAAGTTACATGTGTGTCGTGTTATGTCTTGTAATCAACTCGATCTCATCAATACTTCTTCGGCCTACATGCATATACCTCTTCTCAAACGCAAACACACCATAGTTAACCTTTCACGCCTCCTCACTAAGGCATTTATGTATCTTCTCTTCATATTCCCAAACCATTTCAGTTTATCTCCTCTTCGTATGTCGAACATTTATCTTGTCCATCACATACATCATTTCCACCTTATTTTGAATACCTTTGCTTCAAATTTTATAATCTCTCTTATTATATCCACACATTCATCTCAATATtctcattttctatttttcttttctaaacgTGTGAATTCTTGACCCATCAATACCACGCTCCAtacaacataagacatatagtTAAACTTTATATTgtctttttcttgtttatttaatttatgatagGGCTCCACATCCTTAAACTCTTGCGTTTGTTAGTTGatttgaaaggttttcttatttatttttttaagaagaaaattacTTAGTAAAGCAAGTGGGATgggtccatttttttttttccattcttGTAGAAAATTTTGCAAGAAAAAAACACCAAGAACCGTTACGCACCAATAATAGGAAACACAATTATGCTTACGTGTCAAGACATTTTTTGTTGGAAAACACTAGGAAACTATATTTGTGCCTCGATAATGTTTAATATTCTAAGCTTCTAATTGGATCATCTCCATTACATCTTCTCTCCATTTCCTCAAGTGCATATAAATAAGTGACACTtgtcatatttataatttaaaaatctagattaaattaatttaacatGTCTCTGAACcatagttaaaaaataaattagaaaaagaacTCACCTaactttagtaaaaaaaatatcatcttTCACTAATTTTGGCTCCTCACtaatatcattatttttatgatatatgtTTTACCTCTGAATTAATATCATTTTCCTAATCTAAAGTTAAAGAATAAcattcgttttttttttttttatatctgaccaaaaaatgaagcaaaataattaaggaaaaaagaggagaccaactttatttcttaaaatatagaacatattctaaatatattttacaaTGACTATTAtacaatatcttt
The DNA window shown above is from Solanum stenotomum isolate F172 chromosome 6, ASM1918654v1, whole genome shotgun sequence and carries:
- the LOC125868085 gene encoding type IV inositol polyphosphate 5-phosphatase 9, producing MKGEVMWPRLVASKVIKRYGSTNFVADFPSDNSEYLLEIPPHFDKRSLSSDDIIFNHDLQETQNYRVFVNTWNVGGVVPTDDFNVDDLLNTCHTSSCDIYVFGFQEVVPLRATNVLGSESGRILAKWNCLIREALNKKGKENNIGNNGKLFPQEFNCIISKQMVGILISVWVRNDLQSFIKNPSVSCVGCGIMGCLGNKGAVSVRFQLHQTSLCFVCSHLASGGREGDEKNRNSNVGEIFSRATFPKGPSLQLPTKILDHDRVIFLGDLNYRISLPESTTRLLVEKGEWNALLEKDQLRMELMDGQVFEGWQEGIINFAPTYKYYPNSSEYYGRSEVKRGEKKRSPAWCDRIIWYGEGLKQQLYDRGESKLSDHRPVRAIFSTQIRVSRKLKRLQSFFLSERFEKITSHLEDALTKR